The following coding sequences lie in one Phragmites australis chromosome 8, lpPhrAust1.1, whole genome shotgun sequence genomic window:
- the LOC133926283 gene encoding protein-tyrosine sulfotransferase-like, which produces MARVVGLGARALALGLALLVVVSVALLPLVSSDDEYRHCEGVVRGWADSSAGSQKDGDKLSLKDLLFFLHIPRTGGRTYFHCFLKKLYTNAQECPRSYDKLRFDPSHPDCKLVVSHDDYSLISKLPRERTSVVTILRNPVDRVFSTYEFSVEVAARFLVHPNLTSAKFMTNRVLTKSRAVSTLDIWPWKYLVPWMREDLFARRDALGIDKVNSSKKVNAYDVEDMVMPLHQYINDPVAHEIIHNGATFQITGLTNNSYFDGAHEVRHCVRKHPDFGRLVLEVAKNRLDRMLYVGLTEDHEESARLFVHMVGAQVLSQSAALNLDIKEDLPSGNNSHPSRLDIEDGDTNEHLNSTHGWQNNEALNTTGDEHGKGNMTVGKLMEAYETCIAKLRKSQSNRRKISLKKVEGANFSKEARKLVPKAILKQIILLNSLDMELYEHAKKIFTQEHLMLKAQHSIVGQHIQLAEQKGWIGIVCDDGICSPWMVVRLGLGITTIIVLVSFAVMTRRRTSKLKV; this is translated from the exons ATGGCGCGGGTGGTCGGATTGGGCGCGCGCGCTCTCGCGCTCGGACTGGCTCTCCTCGTCGTGGTGTCAG TGGCGTTGCTCCCACTTGTCAGCTCTGATGACGAGTACAGACACTGCGAGGGAGTTGTCAGGGGCTGGGCGGATTCGTCTGCGGGAAGCCAAAAGGATGGGGACAAACTGAGCCTCAAGGATTTGCTCTTCTTCCTTCACATTCCTAGAACCGGAGGCCGCACCTACTTTCATTG CTTCTTGAAGAAGCTGTATACAAATGCGCAGGAATGCCCGCGTTCTTATGATAAGCTACGGTTTGACCCAAG CCATCCTGATTGCAAGTTGGTTGTTAGTCATGATGACTATAGCTTAATTTCCAAGCTGCCAAGGGAGAGAACTTCCGTAGTAACAATACTAAGAAATCCAGTTGATCGTGTTTTTAGCACATATGAGTTCTCGGTTGAAGTTGCAGCTAGATTCCTTGTGCACCCAAACTTAACTTCTGCAAAGTTTATGACAAACCGTGTGTTAACAAAATCTCGTGCTGTAAGTACATTAGACATATGGCCTTGGAAGTACTTGGTTCCATGGATGAGAGAAGATCTGTTTGCCAGG AGAGATGCCCTAGGGATTGACAAAGTGAACAGTAGCAAGAAGGTTAATGCATATGATGTGGAGGATATGGTTATGCCATTACACCAGTACATCAATGATCCAGTTGCGCATGAAATCATTCATAATGGTGCTACCTTTCAG ATTACTGGGCTAACGAACAATTCATACTTCGATGGAGCACACGAGGTTCGGCATTGTGTCAGAAAGCATCCAGATTTTGGTCGTCTTGTGCTTGAAGTTGCTAAG AATAGGCTGGATCGAATGCTGTATGTAGGACTTACGGAGGATCATGAAGAATCAGCGAGGTTGTTTGTTCATATGGTAGGAGCACAGGTGCTTTCACAGTCTGCGGCATTAAACTTGGATATCAAGGAAGATCTACCCAGTGGGAACA ACTCTCACCCATCCAGGCTGGATATAGAGGATGGAGATACAAATGAACATCTG AATAGCACCCATGGTTGGCAAAATAATGAAGCTCTGAACACTACTGGGGATGAACATGGAAAAGGAAAT ATGACTGTTGGTAAATTGATGGAAGCTTATGAGACTTGCATTGCTAAACTGCGAAAGTCTCAGTCTAACCGTCGTAAAATATCCCTAAAGAAAGTTGAGGGAGCAAACTTTTCAAAGGAG GCACGGAAACTGGTACCTAAAGCGATTTTGAAGCAAATTATCTTGTTGAACAGCCTTGACATGGAGCTATATGAGCATGCTAAGAAAATTTTCACCCAGGAACATCTTATGCTAAAAGCTCAACATTCCATTGTGGGGCAGCACATACAATTGGCAGAACAAAAG GGCTGGATAGGCATCGTCTGCGACGATGGTATTTGCTCTCCTTGGATGGTGGTCCGGCTTGGTCTAGGGATCACCACGATCATAGTTTTGGTGTCATTTGCTGTAATGACGAGAAGAAGAACGTCTAAACTTAAGGTTTAA